One window of the Desulfotignum phosphitoxidans DSM 13687 genome contains the following:
- a CDS encoding sugar transferase, with translation MKYETFLGVPALGIDNTPEYRGELFKAAIDYGMAVAGIVATLPVWAAAAVLIKWLSPGGPVLYKQVRLGQNGRKFDLYKFRTMVPDAEARLEALQHANECDGPAFKIKNDPRIIPYIGTFLRKTGLDELPQFINVLKGELSVVGPRPPAPSEVKCYERWERRRLSMKPGITCFWQIQPNRNDILVIRV, from the coding sequence TTGAAATATGAGACGTTTCTGGGGGTTCCGGCCTTAGGGATTGACAACACCCCGGAATACCGCGGTGAGCTTTTCAAGGCGGCCATCGACTATGGGATGGCAGTGGCGGGGATTGTTGCGACCCTGCCGGTCTGGGCTGCGGCAGCCGTGCTGATCAAGTGGCTGTCGCCCGGCGGGCCCGTGCTGTACAAACAGGTGCGGCTGGGGCAGAACGGCCGCAAATTTGACCTGTACAAGTTCCGGACCATGGTGCCGGATGCAGAGGCCCGCCTGGAGGCGCTGCAACATGCCAATGAATGCGACGGCCCGGCGTTCAAGATTAAAAATGACCCGCGCATCATTCCCTATATCGGCACTTTTTTGCGCAAAACCGGGCTGGATGAGCTGCCCCAGTTCATCAATGTGCTCAAAGGAGAACTGAGCGTGGTGGGGCCGCGGCCGCCGGCGCCCTCAGAGGTCAAATGCTATGAGCGCTGGGAGCGCCGGCGCCTGTCCATGAAGCCGGGCATCACCTGCTTCTGGCAGATCCAGCCCAACCGCAATGACATCCTTGTTATCAGGGTCTGA